The following proteins are encoded in a genomic region of Arcobacter cloacae:
- the ilvA gene encoding threonine ammonia-lyase: protein MITLNDIKEAKKRLANTVSMTPLMKAPILSKEKNAEIFLKEDNLQLTGSFKIRGAFNRVAMLDEARRKNGVVAASAGNHAQGLAFAAQHFNCEATIFMPEATPLTKVSGVKSYGANVVLTGENFDEAYAAATKFAEDNNKEFIHPFADDAVIAGQGTIALEILEKIEDIEHIIVPIGGGGLISGIAIAAKTINPNIKITGVVASGARGMKDSFEARLPLDSSSVRTIADGIAVRDVTPKLLEIILEYVDEIVEVSDNETANAILFLLEKHKLMVEGAGAVATAAIMHNKVHIENEKVCAIVSGGNIDVTMLSLIIDKGLVKSFRKMNLIVTLMDKPGALMRLTEIFTECSTNIVQIDYDRNSVKLEFGEAHVTIALETKGEEHQQLIRENLKQNGYRFKQI from the coding sequence ATGATTACACTAAATGATATAAAAGAAGCAAAAAAAAGATTAGCAAACACAGTTTCGATGACACCTTTGATGAAAGCCCCTATTTTAAGTAAAGAAAAAAATGCAGAAATTTTTTTAAAAGAGGATAATTTACAATTAACAGGAAGTTTTAAAATTAGAGGTGCTTTTAACAGAGTTGCAATGCTTGATGAAGCCAGAAGAAAAAATGGTGTAGTAGCTGCAAGCGCAGGAAACCATGCCCAAGGTTTAGCATTTGCAGCTCAACACTTTAACTGCGAAGCAACAATATTTATGCCAGAAGCAACTCCTCTTACTAAAGTTTCGGGAGTTAAATCTTATGGAGCAAATGTTGTTTTAACTGGTGAAAATTTTGATGAAGCATACGCTGCTGCTACAAAATTTGCAGAAGATAATAACAAAGAGTTTATTCATCCTTTTGCAGATGATGCAGTAATTGCAGGACAAGGAACAATTGCTCTAGAAATTTTAGAAAAAATTGAAGATATTGAACATATTATCGTACCAATTGGTGGTGGTGGTTTAATCTCTGGAATTGCAATAGCTGCTAAAACAATAAATCCAAATATTAAAATAACAGGTGTAGTTGCAAGTGGCGCAAGAGGAATGAAAGACTCTTTTGAAGCAAGACTTCCTTTGGATTCTTCAAGTGTGAGAACAATTGCAGATGGAATTGCTGTTCGTGATGTAACACCTAAATTACTTGAAATTATTTTAGAATATGTTGATGAAATTGTTGAAGTTAGTGATAATGAAACTGCTAATGCCATTTTATTTTTATTAGAAAAGCATAAACTTATGGTTGAAGGAGCAGGTGCTGTTGCAACTGCTGCTATTATGCACAATAAAGTACATATTGAAAATGAAAAAGTTTGTGCGATAGTTAGTGGTGGAAATATAGATGTAACAATGTTGTCATTAATTATAGACAAAGGATTAGTAAAATCATTTAGAAAAATGAACTTAATTGTTACACTTATGGATAAACCAGGTGCATTAATGAGATTAACTGAAATATTTACAGAATGTTCAACAAATATAGTACAAATAGATTATGATAGAAATTCAGTAAAATTAGAATTTGGAGAAGCTCATGTTACTATTGCCCTTGAAACAAAAGGTGAAGAGCATCAACAATTAATAAGAGAAAATCTGAAACAAAACGGTTACAGATTTAAACAAATTTAA
- a CDS encoding F0F1 ATP synthase subunit A — protein sequence MEGRLFTFLGAIGGHGQEWIILSHYILVLGIIFLVARAATRKLQLVPSGAQNVMEAFVGGIISMGADTMGEKNARVYMPLIASLALVIVCCNLIGVIPGFESPTSNINFTLSLALIVFIYYNYLGIKKNGFINYFKHFMGPMPILAPLMFPIEIISHVSRIISLSFRLFGAVRGDDMFLMVLLMLVPWIIPLSGFFLLFAFGILQAFIFSILTYVYIAGSIMMEDHDH from the coding sequence ATGGAAGGAAGACTGTTTACGTTCTTGGGTGCTATTGGTGGGCATGGTCAAGAATGGATAATCTTATCACACTACATTTTAGTGCTTGGAATCATTTTCCTAGTAGCAAGAGCAGCAACTAGAAAGTTACAATTAGTTCCATCTGGTGCGCAAAATGTAATGGAAGCATTTGTTGGTGGTATTATTAGCATGGGTGCTGATACTATGGGAGAAAAAAACGCTAGAGTTTATATGCCATTAATCGCATCTTTAGCTTTAGTTATTGTATGTTGTAACTTAATTGGTGTTATTCCAGGTTTTGAGTCTCCTACAAGTAACATCAACTTTACTTTATCTTTAGCTTTAATAGTTTTCATTTATTATAACTATTTAGGTATCAAGAAAAATGGTTTTATTAACTATTTCAAACATTTTATGGGACCAATGCCTATATTAGCTCCATTAATGTTCCCTATTGAAATAATTTCTCATGTTTCAAGAATTATTTCTTTATCGTTCAGGCTTTTTGGAGCAGTTAGAGGTGATGATATGTTCTTAATGGTATTATTAATGTTAGTACCTTGGATTATACCTTTATCTGGATTCTTCTTATTATTTGCGTTTGGTATTTTACAAGCGTTTATTTTCAGTATATTAACTTATGTTTATATTGCTGGTTCAATTATGATGGAAGACCACGATCACTAG
- a CDS encoding thiamine phosphate synthase has translation MIKYLITDPAYYSNNEQIFKEKLIKVLKNHKIDIACFRDKKSNNFEELAKIFIEVCKNYKIKNILLNSNYHLAKKLNATGVHLTSTQFNDIKNAKELGLYTIISCHNNNEIEEAIKSNIDAITFSPIFETPNKGEPKGVEKLKKILNQYKNINIIALGGIVTKEHIEEISKTKTYGFASIRYFI, from the coding sequence ATGATTAAATATTTGATTACAGACCCCGCTTATTATAGTAATAATGAACAAATATTTAAAGAAAAACTAATTAAAGTTTTAAAAAATCATAAAATAGATATTGCTTGTTTTAGAGATAAGAAATCTAATAACTTTGAAGAATTAGCAAAAATTTTTATAGAAGTTTGTAAAAATTATAAAATAAAAAATATCCTTTTAAACTCAAATTATCATCTAGCAAAAAAACTAAATGCTACTGGAGTTCATCTAACTTCTACACAATTTAATGATATAAAAAATGCAAAAGAGTTAGGTCTATATACTATTATATCTTGCCATAATAACAATGAAATAGAAGAAGCTATAAAATCAAATATTGATGCAATAACATTTTCACCAATTTTTGAAACACCAAATAAAGGTGAACCAAAAGGTGTAGAAAAATTAAAAAAGATATTAAATCAATATAAAAATATAAATATTATTGCTCTTGGAGGAATAGTTACAAAAGAACATATAGAAGAGATATCTAAAACTAAAACTTATGGATTTGCTTCTATTAGATATTTTATTTAA
- a CDS encoding RecB-like helicase: MKNYLALKASAGSGKTFALTVRYVCLLLLGAKPNEILTLTFTNKAANEMSERIYKTLLTLGDDEAYLNAIIEQSNMSKQDILGKKSFLIKSFSSANLSIFTIDKFVNKILREFCGYIGISDDFEIKEDDIEALSMKFLQSLNANQFETLIDFSFYEKKKFNSIFELFKMLLEKNEKVEVLNIDAKLIDFQKDKVLENAYKIKEFILNCSVASASAKKAVDFEKFDELFGKTWLEKDSLSEYSYFKKCANETIEAYFIELKKDITLYYKIRAGYSLNKLFELFLMFKEFKLEFNKNKNYLEFNDISNLVYELLSTKIDKDFLYFRLDSTYSHILIDEFQDTSLLQYKILEPLIKEILSGDTTKFKTFFYVGDTKQSIYRFRGGKRELFDYVANSNSVLEVEVLNTNYRSCENIINFVNELFLKLPNYEYFKQESVAKDGFVEVIIDDALEEDEKFVNIVIKIEELLKSGVNFNDIAILTYTNDDVLSLYYYLKQKFPDMKISTEMTSKLINQQNVKAIINAIKYIYFKEEIYKENLNSIIGNELLTTLDLEINLNEKSIQELIKELSKRLKIIDENIIKLIEVSSEFNNIVDFVYEIDKLEANMVNNESIGLQILTIFKSKGLEFHTVILLDRIKRKNVDKSSLLFEYENLELKNIFYKIKGYENFNKEYENAIKKEKALSLDDEINILYVAMTRAKNNMIIFKKSKSSVFDILSMSNCKIGKIIESSNQIKNIEEKKIVSYSPLNLGTQEKPISKEKEFEVDHLHAKYFGLATHYCLEMITEFKESNIDYVINLVKTRYSNFLDESDFIDIKNRLYLLINNNTFQSLINNSMFITEQSLIYKEEIKIIDLLLIKDDCFYIIDYKTTKEELQEHKLQVSHYKKAIKSIFDTSNVKSYLVYLKSDNCVVYEV, from the coding sequence ATGAAAAATTATTTAGCTTTAAAAGCCAGTGCAGGAAGTGGTAAAACTTTTGCATTAACAGTTCGTTATGTTTGTTTACTCTTACTTGGTGCAAAACCAAATGAAATTTTAACTCTTACATTTACAAATAAAGCTGCAAATGAAATGAGTGAAAGAATATATAAAACTCTTCTTACTTTAGGGGATGATGAAGCATATTTGAATGCAATTATCGAACAATCAAATATGTCAAAGCAAGATATATTAGGGAAAAAGTCGTTTTTGATAAAATCCTTTTCAAGTGCGAATCTATCTATTTTTACAATAGATAAATTTGTAAATAAGATATTAAGAGAATTTTGTGGATATATTGGAATTAGTGATGATTTTGAGATAAAAGAGGATGATATTGAAGCTTTAAGTATGAAGTTTTTGCAATCATTAAATGCTAATCAATTTGAAACTTTAATAGATTTTTCTTTTTATGAAAAAAAGAAATTTAATTCAATATTTGAACTATTTAAAATGCTTTTAGAAAAAAATGAAAAAGTAGAAGTTCTAAATATAGATGCAAAATTAATTGATTTTCAAAAAGATAAAGTTTTAGAAAATGCTTATAAGATTAAAGAATTTATTTTAAATTGTAGTGTTGCAAGTGCAAGTGCAAAAAAAGCGGTTGATTTTGAGAAATTTGATGAATTATTTGGGAAAACTTGGCTTGAAAAAGATAGTTTATCTGAATATTCATATTTTAAAAAATGTGCAAATGAGACAATTGAAGCATATTTTATTGAATTAAAAAAAGATATAACTTTATACTATAAAATAAGAGCAGGATATAGTTTAAATAAACTGTTTGAACTATTTTTAATGTTTAAAGAGTTTAAATTAGAGTTTAATAAAAACAAAAACTATTTAGAATTTAATGATATTTCAAATTTAGTTTATGAATTATTATCTACAAAAATAGATAAAGATTTTTTATATTTTAGACTTGATTCCACATATTCTCATATTTTAATTGACGAGTTTCAAGATACTTCACTTTTACAATATAAAATATTAGAACCATTAATTAAAGAGATTCTCTCAGGTGATACTACAAAATTTAAAACATTTTTTTATGTTGGAGATACAAAACAATCAATTTATAGATTTAGAGGTGGGAAAAGAGAACTCTTTGATTATGTTGCAAATTCGAATAGTGTTTTAGAAGTAGAAGTTCTAAATACAAATTATAGGTCTTGTGAAAATATCATAAATTTTGTAAATGAACTTTTTCTAAAACTTCCAAATTATGAATATTTTAAACAAGAATCAGTAGCAAAAGATGGTTTTGTTGAAGTAATAATTGATGATGCATTAGAAGAAGATGAGAAGTTTGTAAATATTGTAATCAAAATTGAAGAGTTATTAAAAAGTGGAGTGAATTTTAATGATATTGCTATTTTAACATATACAAATGATGATGTTTTATCTTTATATTATTATCTAAAACAAAAATTTCCTGATATGAAAATTTCTACTGAAATGACCTCAAAACTTATAAATCAACAAAATGTAAAAGCTATTATAAATGCAATAAAGTATATCTATTTTAAAGAAGAGATTTATAAAGAGAATTTAAACTCAATAATTGGGAATGAACTTTTAACAACTTTAGATTTAGAAATAAATTTAAATGAAAAATCTATACAAGAATTAATCAAAGAGTTATCTAAAAGATTAAAAATCATTGATGAAAATATTATTAAATTAATCGAAGTAAGCTCAGAGTTTAATAATATTGTAGATTTTGTTTATGAAATAGATAAGCTTGAAGCTAATATGGTAAATAATGAATCAATAGGACTTCAAATTCTTACAATATTTAAATCAAAAGGTTTAGAGTTTCATACTGTTATTTTACTTGATAGAATAAAAAGAAAAAATGTGGATAAATCATCGCTTTTATTTGAATATGAAAATTTAGAATTAAAAAATATCTTTTATAAAATAAAAGGTTATGAAAATTTTAATAAAGAGTATGAAAATGCAATAAAAAAAGAAAAAGCACTAAGTTTAGATGATGAAATCAATATTTTGTATGTAGCAATGACAAGAGCTAAAAATAATATGATTATTTTTAAAAAAAGTAAATCATCAGTTTTTGATATATTAAGTATGAGCAATTGTAAAATTGGAAAAATTATAGAGAGTTCAAATCAAATAAAAAATATTGAAGAGAAAAAAATAGTTTCATATTCACCTTTAAATTTGGGAACACAAGAAAAACCAATTAGTAAAGAAAAAGAGTTTGAAGTTGACCATCTTCACGCAAAATATTTTGGACTAGCAACACATTATTGTTTAGAAATGATTACTGAGTTTAAAGAATCAAATATTGATTATGTGATTAATTTGGTAAAAACAAGATATTCTAATTTTTTAGATGAAAGTGATTTTATAGATATTAAAAATCGATTATATTTATTAATAAATAATAATACTTTTCAATCTTTGATTAATAATAGTATGTTTATAACTGAACAATCTTTGATTTATAAAGAGGAGATAAAAATCATTGACCTTCTTTTAATTAAGGATGATTGTTTTTATATAATTGATTATAAAACTACAAAAGAAGAGTTACAAGAACATAAATTACAAGTTTCACATTATAAAAAAGCTATAAAATCTATATTTGATACATCAAATGTAAAATCTTATTTAGTTTATTTAAAATCAGATAATTGTGTAGTTTATGAAGTTTAA
- the argB gene encoding acetylglutamate kinase, protein MQKKHQKVQTLLDAIPYIKKFFGKTVVIKYGGSAQTSPDLKEKFAEDIVLLSLLGIKPVIVHGGGARITELLTKLEIPSHFVDGHRVTCQESMRVVEMVLSGEINKNITSLLNHHGAKAIGISGKDSSIINAIPKDGGKFGFTGEITKVNGEMINNLIKEGFIPVIAPIADSAEPNHPGFNINADVAACEIAVAVKAQKVLFLTDTIGVLDKEGKLIETLDKDDVEAYKKDGTIAGGMIPKVDSCIDAIYNGVNKAHIIDGRVEHSILLELFTSDGIGTQFLRRDNPNNGIDMQKLLEN, encoded by the coding sequence ATGCAAAAAAAACATCAAAAAGTTCAAACCCTACTTGACGCAATCCCATATATAAAAAAATTCTTTGGAAAAACTGTTGTTATTAAATATGGTGGTTCTGCTCAAACAAGCCCTGATTTAAAAGAGAAATTTGCGGAAGATATAGTATTGTTATCTCTGCTTGGAATTAAACCTGTTATTGTTCATGGTGGAGGTGCTAGAATTACTGAATTATTAACTAAATTAGAAATTCCTTCTCATTTTGTAGATGGACATAGAGTTACTTGCCAAGAGAGTATGAGAGTTGTTGAAATGGTTTTAAGTGGTGAAATCAACAAAAATATCACCTCTTTATTAAATCATCATGGCGCAAAAGCTATTGGTATTTCAGGAAAAGACTCAAGTATTATAAATGCTATTCCAAAAGATGGTGGGAAGTTTGGGTTTACAGGTGAAATCACAAAAGTAAATGGTGAGATGATAAATAATTTAATAAAAGAAGGATTTATCCCTGTTATTGCTCCAATTGCTGATAGTGCTGAACCTAATCATCCAGGATTTAATATAAATGCTGATGTTGCAGCTTGCGAAATTGCAGTTGCAGTTAAAGCACAAAAAGTACTTTTTTTAACTGATACAATAGGTGTTTTAGATAAAGAAGGAAAATTAATAGAAACTTTAGATAAAGATGATGTTGAAGCATATAAAAAAGATGGAACAATTGCTGGTGGAATGATTCCTAAAGTTGATTCGTGTATTGATGCTATTTATAATGGAGTTAATAAAGCTCATATTATAGATGGAAGAGTTGAGCACTCAATTTTACTTGAGTTATTTACAAGCGATGGAATCGGAACACAATTTTTAAGAAGAGATAACCCAAACAATGGCATAGATATGCAAAAACTATTAGAAAATTAA
- the thrC gene encoding threonine synthase, whose translation MNFIETRGNDGIKPIEVPFSEAILNPSTSFGGLYVPKELPKLQENFILNHVNSSYKELAYDILKAFEIDIDENEIKKALDLYDNFDDASNPCPVVKVKDDLFVHEQYHGPTRAFKDMALQPFGSILSSIAKKRDEKYLILAATSGDTGPAALNTFKNKENIQVVCLYPDGGTSDVQRLQMVCEDGKNLKVLGIKGNFDDAQSALKNLLASKTFKEELEKDNIKLSAANSVNFGRIIFQIIYHFWSYIQLLKQNEITFGEKIYLVVPSGNFGNVLGAFYAQEMGLPIEKLLVASNENNILTQWINTGIYDIRGKELKLTKSPAMDILKSSNIERVIYSLFGAKRTKELMEDLNSNNVFKMSETETKELQKYFSAVYSDDTFGTKKIKEFLDNGYLMDPHTATCIKAYEELKEKPLKTVIYSTAEWTKFSPTVLNALNQNDEKYADKDALEEISTKYNALLSQSIKELFNAKINHSLVIEKEKIESEIVNFIRKS comes from the coding sequence ATGAATTTTATTGAAACAAGAGGAAATGATGGAATTAAGCCAATTGAAGTACCATTTAGTGAAGCAATACTAAATCCAAGTACTTCTTTTGGAGGATTGTATGTACCAAAAGAGTTACCTAAACTACAAGAAAACTTTATTTTAAACCATGTTAATTCTTCATATAAAGAGTTAGCATATGATATTTTAAAAGCTTTCGAAATTGATATTGATGAAAATGAAATTAAAAAAGCTTTAGATTTATATGATAATTTCGATGATGCTTCAAATCCTTGTCCTGTAGTTAAAGTTAAAGATGATTTATTTGTACATGAACAATATCATGGACCTACACGTGCTTTTAAAGATATGGCATTGCAACCTTTTGGTTCTATTTTAAGTTCTATTGCAAAAAAAAGAGATGAAAAATATCTAATTTTAGCTGCAACTTCTGGAGATACGGGACCAGCAGCTCTTAATACTTTTAAAAATAAAGAAAATATCCAAGTTGTATGTTTATATCCAGATGGGGGAACTAGCGATGTTCAAAGACTTCAAATGGTTTGTGAAGATGGAAAAAATTTAAAAGTTTTAGGAATTAAAGGAAATTTTGATGATGCACAAAGCGCACTAAAAAATCTTCTTGCATCTAAAACTTTTAAAGAAGAGTTAGAAAAAGATAATATCAAACTAAGTGCTGCAAACTCTGTAAATTTTGGAAGAATTATTTTTCAAATAATTTATCATTTTTGGTCGTACATACAACTTTTAAAACAAAATGAAATCACTTTTGGTGAAAAAATTTATTTAGTAGTTCCAAGTGGAAATTTCGGAAATGTTTTAGGAGCATTTTATGCTCAAGAGATGGGACTTCCAATTGAAAAACTTTTAGTTGCTTCTAATGAAAATAATATTTTAACTCAATGGATAAATACAGGTATTTATGATATTAGAGGTAAAGAATTAAAACTGACTAAATCTCCTGCGATGGATATTTTAAAATCATCAAATATAGAAAGAGTAATCTATTCACTTTTTGGAGCTAAAAGAACGAAAGAGTTAATGGAAGATTTAAATAGTAACAATGTTTTTAAAATGAGTGAAACTGAAACAAAAGAATTACAAAAATATTTTTCTGCAGTTTATTCAGATGATACTTTTGGAACAAAAAAAATAAAAGAGTTTTTAGACAATGGATATTTGATGGATCCACATACTGCAACTTGTATAAAAGCTTATGAAGAGCTAAAAGAAAAACCTCTAAAAACTGTTATTTATTCAACAGCGGAGTGGACAAAATTTTCTCCTACTGTTTTAAATGCTTTAAATCAAAACGATGAAAAATACGCTGATAAAGATGCATTAGAAGAGATATCAACAAAATACAATGCATTATTATCGCAAAGTATTAAAGAATTATTTAATGCTAAAATCAATCACTCTTTAGTTATCGAAAAAGAGAAAATTGAATCTGAAATTGTAAACTTTATTAGAAAATCATAA
- a CDS encoding Rieske 2Fe-2S domain-containing protein — protein MSKETNRRDFLGYSFAAVAAVGGAASLVGMKQAWDPLPSVLAGGFTEIDLTAVKAGEPETFTWRGKPIFILKKTAEMESSSRDLVIGQDRFTVAIGLCTHLGCIPAWKKDSWKCACHGGEFNASGKQTFGPPPRPLDLPPFEVKGTTIVLGNEGPEYKQIAAAMMA, from the coding sequence ATGTCTAAAGAAACAAATAGACGAGATTTTCTTGGTTACTCATTTGCTGCAGTTGCTGCAGTAGGTGGTGCTGCGTCTCTTGTTGGAATGAAACAAGCTTGGGATCCACTTCCAAGCGTACTTGCTGGTGGATTTACAGAGATTGATTTAACTGCTGTAAAAGCTGGTGAACCAGAAACTTTTACTTGGAGAGGGAAACCTATCTTTATACTAAAAAAAACTGCTGAAATGGAAAGTAGCAGTAGAGATTTAGTAATTGGTCAAGATAGATTTACTGTTGCTATTGGGCTTTGTACACACCTAGGATGTATTCCTGCATGGAAGAAAGATTCTTGGAAATGTGCATGTCACGGTGGTGAATTTAATGCAAGTGGTAAACAAACTTTTGGACCACCACCAAGACCTCTTGATTTACCTCCATTTGAAGTTAAAGGAACAACTATTGTTCTTGGAAACGAAGGTCCTGAATACAAACAAATCGCTGCTGCGATGATGGCATAA
- a CDS encoding cytochrome b, translating into MAKFEKANSVGEWLDQRLNLTTFNKVMMTEYWIPKDINFLWAMGVLLATTFGILVVSGIFLMMYYKPDVALAFDSVNYTIMQEVAFGWLFRHMHGVAASVVFLIIYIHMFTGIYYGSYKQGREMIWISGMLLFMTFSAAGFSGYMLPWGQMSYWAAMVITNLFGGVPVIGDALVVWIRGDFNVADATLTRFFMLHVFLLPIVIMGLIGLHFYTLRIPHVNNQSSDDIDFDAEAEKYLSGNKKESKVIPFWPVFISKDLAVLGVFLIFYFYLVFFHYNFAMDPVNFDPADPMVTPAHIYPEWYFLWSYEVLRGFFFDIAGVSAFDIGLIAFAFANGIFLVLPWLDRDPKILPAHKRPAFFIWFWILMIDLIVLTVYGKLPPTGTNAWVGFFSAVAFILLFVILPIVTKIDAKRRGSL; encoded by the coding sequence ATGGCAAAATTTGAAAAAGCTAACTCTGTTGGTGAATGGTTAGACCAAAGATTAAATCTAACTACTTTCAACAAAGTTATGATGACTGAGTATTGGATTCCAAAAGATATTAACTTCTTATGGGCAATGGGTGTTTTATTAGCTACTACTTTTGGTATTTTAGTAGTTTCTGGAATTTTCTTAATGATGTATTACAAACCTGATGTTGCTTTAGCATTTGATTCTGTTAACTACACAATTATGCAAGAAGTTGCTTTTGGTTGGTTATTTAGACACATGCATGGGGTTGCAGCTTCTGTTGTATTCTTAATCATTTATATTCATATGTTTACAGGTATCTATTATGGTTCTTATAAACAAGGTAGAGAAATGATTTGGATTTCAGGTATGTTATTATTTATGACATTCTCTGCTGCTGGATTCTCTGGTTATATGTTACCATGGGGACAAATGTCTTACTGGGCTGCAATGGTTATTACAAACTTATTTGGTGGAGTACCTGTTATTGGTGATGCACTTGTTGTTTGGATTAGAGGAGACTTTAACGTTGCTGATGCTACATTAACAAGATTCTTTATGTTACACGTATTCTTATTACCAATTGTTATAATGGGATTAATTGGATTACACTTCTATACATTAAGAATTCCTCACGTAAATAACCAATCTTCTGATGATATTGATTTTGATGCTGAAGCTGAGAAATATTTAAGTGGAAACAAAAAAGAGTCAAAAGTTATTCCTTTCTGGCCTGTATTTATCTCTAAAGATTTAGCAGTACTTGGTGTGTTCTTAATTTTCTACTTCTATTTAGTATTCTTCCATTATAACTTTGCTATGGATCCAGTTAACTTTGATCCAGCAGACCCAATGGTAACACCTGCTCATATCTATCCTGAGTGGTATTTCTTATGGTCGTATGAAGTATTAAGAGGATTCTTCTTTGATATTGCTGGAGTTAGTGCATTTGATATTGGATTAATCGCATTTGCATTTGCAAATGGTATTTTCTTAGTATTACCATGGCTAGATAGAGATCCAAAAATTTTACCAGCACACAAAAGACCTGCGTTCTTTATTTGGTTCTGGATTTTAATGATAGATTTAATTGTATTAACAGTTTATGGAAAACTTCCTCCAACAGGAACAAATGCATGGGTTGGATTCTTCTCAGCTGTTGCGTTTATTTTATTATTCGTAATACTTCCAATTGTTACGAAAATTGATGCTAAAAGAAGGGGATCACTATGA
- a CDS encoding c-type cytochrome, which produces MRELKILAVVVALTLITYWGVEPFAHSQMHPHVAPADFKFNDVQEDIKDIKALKGDAANGEVLVTANCTACHSIEAKGFPQLMDNASAGAAYGVTPPDLSTSGKLYNEDYLAAFIKNPAKASLVQHKFEDGRVHPMPAYDWMQPQEIADMVAFLKSIAPKEMTNKEVYTDACQRCHGIKYGDMKGGSMAAFTSDADIKKYMGKLPPDLSQYIRSRGESYLTTFINNPQKHLEGTAMPRVGLTEEAQAQVVTYLQEVGDSKKAQREELGPKFLIYFVIFAIFAFLWKASKWRDVH; this is translated from the coding sequence ATGAGAGAATTAAAAATTTTAGCAGTAGTAGTAGCATTAACGCTTATTACTTACTGGGGAGTAGAGCCATTTGCTCACTCACAAATGCATCCTCACGTAGCACCTGCAGATTTTAAATTTAATGATGTTCAAGAAGATATCAAAGATATTAAAGCACTAAAAGGTGATGCTGCAAACGGTGAAGTATTAGTTACAGCAAATTGTACTGCTTGTCACTCAATTGAAGCTAAAGGTTTTCCACAATTAATGGATAATGCAAGTGCTGGTGCTGCTTATGGAGTTACTCCTCCTGATTTAAGTACTTCTGGAAAACTTTATAATGAAGATTATTTAGCTGCATTTATTAAAAATCCTGCTAAAGCTTCTTTAGTTCAACATAAATTTGAAGATGGTAGAGTTCATCCAATGCCAGCTTATGATTGGATGCAACCACAAGAAATAGCTGATATGGTAGCTTTCTTAAAATCAATTGCTCCAAAAGAGATGACTAATAAAGAAGTTTATACTGATGCTTGTCAAAGATGTCATGGTATTAAATATGGTGATATGAAAGGTGGTTCTATGGCTGCTTTCACATCAGATGCTGATATCAAAAAATATATGGGTAAATTACCACCTGATTTATCTCAATATATTAGAAGTAGAGGTGAGTCTTATTTAACAACATTCATAAACAATCCTCAAAAACATCTTGAAGGTACAGCAATGCCTAGAGTTGGATTAACAGAAGAAGCTCAAGCTCAAGTTGTAACTTATTTACAAGAAGTTGGTGATTCTAAAAAAGCTCAAAGAGAAGAATTAGGTCCTAAATTCTTAATTTATTTTGTGATTTTTGCAATCTTTGCTTTCTTATGGAAAGCAAGTAAATGGAGAGATGTTCATTAA